The Corvus cornix cornix isolate S_Up_H32 chromosome 15, ASM73873v5, whole genome shotgun sequence genome includes the window TGGGCTTGGGAGTGGGTGGCTGGGGGATTCCCATCACCGTGGGCTCCGGCACCCCCAGGAACCTGCGGCAGGAGTCGGATGGGCTGGCGGATGAGATCAACTTCGAGGACTTCCTGACTATCATGTCCTACTTCAGACCCATCGAGATGAACATGGATGAGGAGCAGCTCGACCGGTTCCGGAAGGAGAAACTCAAATGTGAGGCTTTCCCAGGGCctggggtttggggctggggtgggaagggTCTGCCCTGACCCTGCCACGCTCCTCTCGTCCCTCCCAGTCCTGTTCCACATGTACGACTCGGACCACGATGGGAAGATCACGCTGCAGGAGTACAGAAATGTAACGTGTGGCCCCTCCTGCCCCGTCCCCCCAATTCCCCGGCCTGGCGTTGACCCTCTGCCTTGCAGGtggtggaggagctgctgtcGGGGAACCCCCACCTGGAGAAGGAGTCAGCTCGGTCCATCGCCGACGGGGCCATGATGGAGGCAGCCAGCATCTGTGTGGGACAAATGGTgggagcctgtgctgggagctgcttccctgctctgccagggccccactgaggggctgtgggggcatCAAGAATGGGGCTGGAAGAGgtccctgcttcccagggcacctcccctgtcccagagctgctttgGCCAGGGATTGGTTTTcaggcagcagcttccagggTGGTGTTTTCTCATGAGAAGAGCCCAAGGGGGATCAGCAAACAGTATCCCATAAACCCCATCCTTACTGCTCATGGAAAAGGCTGTTCCTTGCAGCCTTGGGGGTTTGGGGACCAATTCTGGGCTGGCCATGGGGTACAGGGCAGGGCCAGCACTGGGAACCCATGGGAGACCTGTCCCTCAGCCccaggggacagccctgggCCACCCCTTCCCACATCACCCGGGGCAGCCTCAGTGTTTCCTCTCTCACCACGACAGGGCCCGGACCAGGTGTACGAGGGCATCACCTTCGAGGATTTCCTGAAGGTCGGTGATGTCTCCACTCATGTCCCTGGGAGGAGGGACTGGGGTGGGCACAGGGACCGGggtgggcacagggagctgggtgggcacagggagctgggtggGGCACAGAGACCAGggtgggcacagggagctgggtgggcacagggagctgggctttgaCCCTGGCGCCGCTCAGCCCCTTCCCCTGGCAGATGTGGCAGGGCATCGACATCGAGACCAAGATGCACGTGCGCTTCCTCAACATGGACACCATTGCTCACTGCTActgaggagggcaggaggaggaggatgaggatgaggaggaggaagaggacccagcagcagctccatgtcctggcacctggctcccagctccatggctctgcctgtgctggggctgccctttGCTCTCTAGAAACATCAGAGGCTTTTATCTGtaataaaagatatttctctttttagtcCTCGCTGAGAAATACTCAGTCCATCCATCACTCCTTGGTGGAGTGTTTCCCTGAGCAGAAAGCCTCCACAAATCCTGGTTTCCCCACAAATCTGGATTTTTTAGCCTCTGCCACACGCTGCtctggggaaggagctgcccagcTTGGACTGATCGATCCCAGGCcgtggggacaggcagggatggggatgctgaggggcaggaggtgaagGCAGCACGCTCAGCCCCTAAAAGGACAACCACATCCCACTCTGCATCCTACAGTGAAGGTGATGGCAGCGACACAAGGAATATTCCCAGTTTAATCCCAAACCAGCACCCCGGGCTGTGCCTGCCggccagagccaggcaggaggagcccggagcaggcagcagggacgCGGGGACGCGGGGACGTGGGCTCCTGGCAACCAGGTGGCTCCTGCCCCCACATGTTCCCGCTAGAACAAGGCACCGGAGACGAGGGGTTGTTTACTGGTATTAATAACTGGATGGCTCCAGGCGGGTTTCTGTCTCTAAGGCAGcctgagctggggagggagggagggagggggagaaaaaagggcaATGgctatttttagaaaagcagggaagatttatttgttttatcaAAAAATAGCTTCCCCCGGTGACACGAACACGCGGTGGGAACAGCCCCGCAGCGCAGCCGGCAGCgggaggggctgcaggcagcgATGGGTGCGGGGCCACCCGGCCCTGCTGTCaccccctccctccatccctgcctcagGGCAACAGcgctttttccctcttttccaccTTATTGGGGGTCTCTGCTCGGGCACCCCCACACCGAGGGCGCAGTGAGGGCTCCCCTCCCAGGCTCTGTCCCCTCCGAAGCCCCCGGTGTCGGTtcggagctgctggagctcgGTGCGGAGCAGCTCCCGGAGCCGCGGCAGCGGGGCAAGGACCGCGCTTCCCTGCCTGGAGGGACCTGCTCTGCTCGGCTGCACCGCGGCCGGCCCGGGGCTCAGCCCGGGGCCGCGGGGACggagctgggaatgtcccaCAGAGCCGTGGGAcggcgctgccgccgcctgTGGGGTTGGTTCAGGGGCTGAGGTGCTGGCAaggggagctggagctgggctgggtgggagagCCGGGGATTGGGAGGGGATGGAGCTCCCGGCTCTCCCAGAGGAGCCGTTCGGGCCCTGCAGGGCTCCTGGTGCTCCCCACGGCCCGCTCTGCGTTTGCAGGGCTCTGGGatcccctcctgctctcctcgGGCTCCTCTGGGCACCCTCGGGCATCCCCATCTCCCCGGCGCCACATCGGCATCGCCCGGGCAGGGgaacctcctcctcctcctgctcctgctcctgaaTCTCTcatcctgcccctcctcttctccgTGCCAGACCCTCCGtgctccctccccaccccatgCACACGAGGGCACAACATCCAGCTCCTCCCCAAATCCTCAGGTTTCCGCAGCCGAGCCAGgctcctttccctgttttcccactgaaatttCCACACAGACACTGCGGGACCATCCCACTCCCTAATCCAGCTGCAAGCTCCGTGCTCCCAGTCACAGCGCTGGGTGTCTGAAAGGTCCTTTTCTGGCCCTAGATCTCGCAGCTGGGGCTGCAAGGGTTGCCACAAGATCAGGGTCCCACTCCCCCTCCACACCCCAATTTCCTTGGAGGAATCATCCAAGAGGATCCACACCAGCAAGGGCTGGGTGTGCCCTGCAGcgcagggaaggagagggcaggaggagtGAAGGGGATGGATGAGAGGATAATTATTATCCCTTGAGCTAATTAGCTGCTCCCTGGATATTCTGTTAAGTGGCAAGGAAAGTGTGGGAGtttgggaagcagaggaagggCCCAACACAAACTGGCTGCGGCGTTCTCTCTTTGCTTGTGTTGGGAATTCTCTGCGGGAAAtgggatgaggggagagcaggagggagagggaagttAAGGCTGATCCTCAGCCCAGCAAaggagccccagggctggcCAGGAGCATCACTCCCACGGCAGGCACCAACACGGTGTTGATGTTGCACACAGCAAAGCCCAGCGAGAGAAGGAGAATAATCCTGGAAATCACAGGAAAATCTGGAAGAGCCCCGGGAAACCTGGCAAGGGCGACacttctgctgcagcaaaatCCTGCAAAGTGTTCCATAAAGGATAATGGTTCTGCTATGGGGCCAAGATGCCAAGCCCTGGGATGTGGCACAAAGCTCCGTGGCAGATCCCAGCAGTGGTCAGCAGAGGGTAATTGGAAAATTGAAGCTGCTTTATTGGAAAACTCCAGGGAGGCTGATCAAGGCTGAGCAGCATCGGAGAGAGCGGCGGCTCCTGGGATTGGAGAGGGGGACTGAGTGACCCCAGCACTGAAGAGGGACACTGAGTGACCCCAGGACTGCAGGGCAGGGCCTCGGGGCAGGTGGGCATTGGaacagaggggacacagcttGACCCATCTCCCCACTGCTCCCCCTCATCCGTCAGCCACGCTGGAGCTTGGGGATGGCAGGAGAGACCAAACAAGGGGACAcctgcccagggagggagggaagagcaggagagcaggaagcagcacagaCCCCACAGCCAGGGAGCCGGCAGCCACTTGCAGCTGGTATTTCTAAGCTGAATTTTGGGGAGCTCCTCGTTCCTTTGAGGGCACTGTCCGAGGCAGTGACAGAGGAACCCCCTACCTGAAGCTCTTCCATGAAGAGGAATTTGGCCCTGAGGCTCGAGGTCCACATTTCTGGATAAAACTCTGCCAGTGGCACAAATCCTGACCCGGAACAGGCTCTTTCCCCCTGGTTTCTCTTGCATAATCCACCAGTACTTCATCTGCTTATGGGGTTTGCAGTCACTGCTGCCCCACCTTCCCCTCCGGCAGCAGGGACCGGTCCCAGAGGTAcctgaggggacagggaggggctgggaggacACCAGCTCCATGTACCTGGAGGTTTTAGGACCATCCACAGAAGCTGGAAATGAGCAGGCAAATGCCACTGGAGGAAAAGAGGGGGCAGAGAGGACATGAACAAGTTCTTGCACCACTTCAGTGCCCCTGCGTTCACCCctctgtgacagcagctgggacagggagtgacagaggagggcagggcaggaaagcAGAGGCTCGGTGGGAAAGGCCACAAGGTGGGAGAAAAAGGGAGTTCAGAGTCCCTCTCTGTACAAAGAGcaccccctgctcctcctcccaccacTCCCCAGATCAGGAGAGGGATGGCAGCCCCCAAAACCCCGGAATTGCTCTTCCCTCATTGCTAAGGTGATTGAGGACACAAAACAGAGGCAAGAAGCACTTTGTGgggcctgtgctgctggattGACCCAGGGTCAGAGGAGGGGCACTGGGGATTTtccagcagggctctgcagctgtgTCCTTCCCACCAGGATGGCTGTGCCAGAcgcccctggagctgctcctgcgGCCACAGCTCCGGAGCCGGGCACGGCTGGGGGTGTGATACACACACAGCTCCCCTTTGATCCCACATTCTCTTTGGAGCAGGGATCCTTCTCTGGAGGACACAGACATCTCTTTGTAGCTGAGGATCGCTGCCACCAACAACAGACACCAGAAGTCTCGAGGCTTTTCATGCCGAACTCTGATGCCTTTGGATTCTTTAGCTGTCCCCGAGCACCTGGCCTGTCTGAGGGCCACCAGCCTGGCAGGTGGCACCAGTGTGAGCCCGACCTTCAGCCTGACCTCTGCCAGCTCAGTCCACACTGGTCCAACGTGTCCTGACTGCAGCTCCTCCACTCCAGCCCCTGAGCCCATCCAAGGCAAATTTGTCCCTTCTCAGTGCCCACCCCTGACCTGTGGGACACAACACTGGGCCCCTCCCGGCCACTGACCCGTACCAGTGGGCTGGGAAGCTCCAAGCGGCTTCTATCCCCAGTAAAGGTTGGATGGCGACCCCATTTCTGCTCTTGAAATGAAGGAAGAGGCTCCATTTCAGTGCCCCCTAACCCCAAATCTCAGCGGCCTCGCTGGTGGTTGCTCCACTCCAGCACAACGCTAATGAGCAGCCACGGAATTGGGACAACATCCCTTCCCAAAAACTCCCGACACTGGATACTCTCCAGCAGCCTGAGCGCCCTCATCTGCACGAGGAGTGCACacaaccctctgccatggtgCAACCTTCCTAAATTAACTCCACACCCAGGGAAAAGGCCCAAGGGaccacagccctggcagagctgcatccagaCTGTGAGCTGTGGGGACAGAGAGTTCCacctctgctggagctggactTGTACCCAGAAAGCAAACACCTGCTCATGCAGGTGCTGCAAatgcccttcccagcagctccaggaccTCCAcatgagcaggagcagagggagaaggaggaatgcGGAGGTGGACTCCGGGAAAAGGGGCTCACGTGGGCACCACACGAACTTATCTGTTCCTTGCAGCAGGGAGATGAAGGAGGAACAAAGCTGTTCCCAGATAATGAGGCGAGATAAGGAGAAGGGAGAACAATGACATGGGAGCTCTCCCGGCTCAGCACATGGCAGAAGTCACAGGGTTGAAGCAACCCCCAAAGTCATTCATGCTACAGAAACCATTATTTATTTGTCAGGTTTCGGCTGAACTCCTGTCCAAACTGTGTATCCGTGACACTTCCTGCTCTTCCAGGaatggagggagggagctggctTCCCAGAAGGGcaggggaataaaaaaaaagatcaaagcTTTATGAGAGATCAAATTTATTGGTCAGACAGAATAGCTTTGCCCCTTGCACTTTTTGCATATCCTTCACATGGGAAAAGGTAACTTAAATAcctaaaatgtgaaattttggCTTAGGGGTcatgggaaaggaaggaagagctgTGAAATGCAGCTGAGGGCTGCCTCAGTGACTGGACAGGGCTGaagtgccagcccagcccctctcccGCAGGCCTGGGCACATTCCCACACCTCTCCCCAGTACTCGGCACTGATTCCACTAAGCCAGGAAAAAGGTGCCGAGTTAAAACTCAACCTCAACTTAAACAGAAGTGacacagctttgctttgcacCAGTGAGTTTTACAAGGGCAAATCACAATAAAATCATTTTACATCAGTAAAAAGATCCATGCAGGACTGGAGCTCTTGTTCCCCAAACTGGTTTTACCTGTCAGTACTACCTGGGCTTAAGGCAAAGCCTCACCCCTCACTTCCACCTGaacagcacctcctgcccttcACCTGCCGCTTCCCCACAGCTTTGGGGCTCAATACCCAGGCACGGCACTGCAGCCACGTCATCCCTGCTGTTCCATGATCAATTCCCAGCTTGGAAGCAAGGACAGCACTGGAAACCCTCCAGGTGCTGTGGAAGGACATGATCCAGCAAAGAACACACCTGACAACCTGAGCCAGCCCTTTGTCCCAGTGAACAGGGGGCAGTTCACCCGAAAAGGCTCAGGAACAAAATCCCACAGATAGAGGTACATATACAGTTAGAAAACATTTAATCCAggattttaaagaattaaaaaaataatttactctaaaataattttgatgtgTGTGTGGCCTGCTGAGTTCCCAAGCATCCAGCCTGGCCTAGGGaaccttcccctccctctctccatcccaATCCCTCTCCCAGCCACTGTAACCTTTTGTGCATGGTCCTGTCCTGTTCCCAGGCACATTCCAACGCActccaaggaaaacaaaaatgagcaGCTCATTACCAGGAAAGACATTTCAAACATGTGGCTCAGCACATGCTTTTCCCGAGTCCTTGGTGATTCTTTTCCCTCTTGGGGTAGGCCAGAACTCCTCAGAGAGCTCCCAGCCTCC containing:
- the TESC gene encoding calcineurin B homologous protein 3 isoform X1: MGSAHSVPAEMRELADRTGFTSEQIEHLHRRFKQLSQDQLTIRKENFDSIPDLEFNPIRGKIVHAFFDKRNLRQESDGLADEINFEDFLTIMSYFRPIEMNMDEEQLDRFRKEKLKFLFHMYDSDHDGKITLQEYRNVVEELLSGNPHLEKESARSIADGAMMEAASICVGQMGPDQVYEGITFEDFLKMWQGIDIETKMHVRFLNMDTIAHCY
- the TESC gene encoding calcineurin B homologous protein 3 isoform X2, whose amino-acid sequence is MGSAHSVPAEMRELADRTGFTSEQIEHLHRRFKQLSQDQLTIRKENFDSIPDLEFNPIRGKIVHAFFDKRPIEMNMDEEQLDRFRKEKLKFLFHMYDSDHDGKITLQEYRNVVEELLSGNPHLEKESARSIADGAMMEAASICVGQMGPDQVYEGITFEDFLKMWQGIDIETKMHVRFLNMDTIAHCY